A genomic segment from Sporohalobacter salinus encodes:
- a CDS encoding ExbD/TolR family protein: MKYKFKRDDLELNLAPMIDVVFLLLIFFIVASTLNLREVKSNIRLPDTQVVEEKKETEVNISVTKKGKVYLGKERVRLSKLEDRLRKKLANNSVKTLTVFADKEVAFQKVIRVMDIAKKIKVKNLNFALHKSE; encoded by the coding sequence ATGAAGTATAAGTTTAAAAGGGATGACTTAGAATTGAATTTGGCTCCTATGATTGATGTAGTCTTTTTATTACTTATTTTCTTTATAGTGGCATCCACGTTGAATTTAAGAGAGGTAAAGTCTAATATTCGTCTTCCTGATACGCAGGTAGTTGAAGAGAAGAAAGAAACGGAAGTGAATATCTCAGTTACTAAAAAAGGTAAGGTATATTTGGGAAAAGAAAGAGTTAGACTTAGTAAATTAGAAGATAGGCTGCGTAAAAAGCTAGCTAATAATTCAGTTAAGACCTTAACAGTCTTTGCTGATAAGGAAGTAGCTTTTCAAAAAGTAATTCGAGTGATGGATATTGCCAAGAAAATAAAAGTTAAAAATTTAAATTTTGCTTTACATAAATCAGAATAA
- a CDS encoding sirohydrochlorin chelatase, with amino-acid sequence MKTGVVILGHGSRAEEAKRVFNEIISMIKEKVNYEIVRGASMELAEPNLEQTIETIADKVDKISIVPLFLFPGIHIQEDIPGLIDELREEYPEIEFEFGENIGADEKIADIMVDRIEKVV; translated from the coding sequence ATGAAGACAGGAGTTGTTATTTTAGGCCACGGTAGTAGAGCTGAAGAGGCAAAAAGAGTATTTAATGAGATAATAAGCATGATTAAAGAAAAGGTGAATTATGAAATAGTTAGAGGTGCTTCAATGGAGCTGGCAGAACCTAATCTTGAACAAACAATAGAAACAATAGCAGATAAAGTAGATAAGATATCAATTGTACCCCTATTTTTATTTCCAGGAATACATATTCAGGAAGATATTCCAGGATTGATTGATGAATTAAGAGAAGAATATCCAGAAATTGAATTTGAGTTTGGAGAAAATATTGGAGCTGATGAAAAGATAGCTGATATTATGGTTGATCGGATTGAAAAAGTAGTTTAA
- a CDS encoding IclR family transcriptional regulator domain-containing protein, giving the protein MVERRRVKVLDNTVDILMLFLKHKKPLGITEISNLLQTYKSSVHRILTTLKYRGFIRQNSETKKYWLGSKFFSLGMLYQQEFKLQDLARPYLQQLAAECGETVHLAIFDELDYTKTVTIDKIEASNRLSISPSAGSQTPVHATAVGKVLVAYSTHEIQETVLTSSLERFTENTITDQSGFKAELKEINEQGYAIDDEELEPGLTCFAAPIIGGQKQEVVASFSISGPRVRMFDNQTKMIDSIKITAHQISSELK; this is encoded by the coding sequence GTGGTAGAAAGAAGAAGAGTAAAAGTACTTGATAATACTGTCGATATTTTAATGTTATTTTTAAAACATAAGAAACCATTAGGAATTACTGAAATAAGCAATTTGCTTCAAACTTACAAAAGTTCTGTTCATCGGATTTTGACAACGCTTAAGTATAGAGGATTTATTCGTCAGAATTCTGAGACAAAAAAATATTGGTTAGGTAGTAAGTTCTTTTCATTAGGAATGCTCTATCAACAGGAATTCAAATTACAGGATTTAGCAAGGCCTTACCTCCAACAGTTAGCAGCAGAATGTGGGGAAACAGTTCATTTAGCTATCTTTGATGAACTTGACTATACTAAGACGGTAACTATTGATAAAATTGAAGCATCTAATCGTTTGAGTATTTCACCATCAGCTGGCTCTCAAACTCCTGTCCACGCTACAGCAGTAGGTAAAGTGTTAGTAGCTTATTCTACTCATGAAATTCAAGAAACAGTTCTGACTTCATCATTAGAAAGGTTTACTGAAAATACTATTACTGATCAGAGTGGCTTTAAAGCAGAGTTAAAAGAGATTAATGAGCAGGGTTATGCTATAGATGATGAAGAATTAGAACCAGGCTTAACCTGTTTTGCCGCCCCCATTATTGGTGGTCAGAAGCAAGAGGTAGTAGCTAGTTTTAGCATTTCAGGCCCGCGAGTAAGAATGTTTGATAATCAAACTAAAATGATCGATAGTATTAAGATCACTGCTCATCAAATTAGTTCTGAATTGAAATAA
- the buk gene encoding butyrate kinase, with product MKSKVLVINPGSTSTKLAVFSGKSEAWSDLIEHTSEDLKGFERIVDQLDWRRQLIVNAVKEEDFSLENFAAIVARGGLLDPIPGGTYRIDETMIDDLRTGKNGEHASNLAGIIAYNLAREKGISAFTVDPIGVDEFEPLARLSGLPELQRRCQSHALNLKAIARKTADTLGTELEKVNLIGAHLGGGFSIAAMKQGRIVDVNNANQGGPYSPERVGTLPILDLVEYVYQSDLDLQSLKKRLIGKGGLAAYLGTTDGRKIEKMIENGNKKAELVYEGMIYQIAKEISAMAGVLSGKVDGIFLTGGLAHSIYVMHGVKKRVKFLAPVRIYPGAEELRHLAYGALRVLQGVEEAKDYDEERRKLDAQQFQSIN from the coding sequence ATTAAATCTAAGGTATTAGTAATTAATCCCGGTTCTACTTCTACTAAGTTGGCTGTTTTTAGCGGGAAGAGTGAAGCTTGGAGTGATTTAATAGAACATACGAGTGAAGACTTGAAAGGGTTTGAGAGAATAGTTGATCAACTGGATTGGCGTCGGCAATTAATAGTAAATGCAGTAAAAGAGGAGGATTTTAGTTTAGAAAATTTTGCTGCTATTGTAGCTCGTGGTGGATTATTAGATCCTATTCCTGGCGGAACTTACCGGATTGATGAAACTATGATTGATGATCTTCGGACAGGTAAGAATGGAGAACATGCTTCAAATTTAGCGGGAATTATTGCTTATAATTTAGCTCGAGAAAAAGGTATTTCTGCTTTTACTGTAGATCCTATTGGAGTAGATGAGTTTGAACCATTAGCTCGTTTATCAGGGCTGCCGGAATTGCAGCGTAGATGTCAGTCTCATGCTTTGAACTTAAAGGCTATTGCTCGTAAGACAGCAGATACTTTAGGAACAGAATTAGAGAAAGTGAATTTAATAGGTGCTCATCTAGGGGGCGGCTTTTCTATTGCTGCTATGAAACAAGGGAGAATTGTTGATGTTAATAATGCTAATCAGGGTGGGCCTTATTCTCCGGAACGTGTTGGAACCCTTCCTATTCTTGATTTAGTTGAATATGTCTATCAATCGGATCTAGATTTACAAAGTCTTAAAAAACGTTTAATTGGTAAAGGAGGGTTAGCAGCTTATTTAGGCACTACTGATGGTCGCAAGATAGAAAAGATGATTGAGAATGGTAATAAAAAGGCTGAATTAGTTTATGAAGGTATGATTTATCAAATTGCTAAAGAAATTAGTGCCATGGCTGGGGTATTGTCAGGTAAGGTTGATGGTATTTTTTTAACTGGGGGATTAGCTCATTCTATATATGTAATGCACGGAGTTAAAAAAAGAGTTAAGTTTTTGGCACCGGTTAGGATTTATCCCGGGGCTGAAGAATTAAGACATTTGGCCTATGGAGCATTGCGAGTACTACAAGGAGTAGAAGAGGCTAAAGATTACGATGAAGAAAGGAGGAAACTTGATGCTCAACAATTTCAATCAATTAATTAA
- a CDS encoding bifunctional enoyl-CoA hydratase/phosphate acetyltransferase: MLNNFNQLINLAQKKKKLRLAVAAAEDPVVLSSIKQAVELELIDPILIGDSEKIEKQTEEIGYKPNKIVGTNSKLESAQTAMSLIAKGESDYPMKGLLSSKTILRALLDKEYGLRRNRLLSVVTLINLEQQNRMIIMTDGGMNIAPDLEEKIQIIENAVEIARALGIEKAKVAALAAVEDVNPKMPVTKEAATLAKMSDRDQIEGAIVDGPLALDNAISKEAAKHKGIDSPVAGEADILLVPNIEVGNVLYKSLVFYAGHDSASLVMGAKVPLVFTSRADKTMTKFHSILLGKMAALDILD; this comes from the coding sequence ATGCTCAACAATTTCAATCAATTAATTAATTTGGCCCAAAAGAAGAAAAAATTAAGGTTAGCTGTGGCTGCTGCGGAAGATCCAGTAGTTCTTTCTAGTATTAAGCAAGCAGTAGAATTGGAATTAATTGATCCAATTTTAATTGGAGATAGCGAAAAGATAGAAAAGCAGACGGAAGAAATAGGTTATAAGCCGAATAAAATTGTCGGGACTAATTCCAAATTGGAATCAGCTCAAACTGCTATGTCTTTGATTGCTAAAGGAGAATCTGATTACCCAATGAAGGGCTTGCTTAGTTCCAAAACTATTCTTAGGGCTTTATTAGATAAAGAATATGGATTGCGAAGAAATAGGCTCTTAAGTGTAGTGACATTAATTAATTTAGAACAGCAAAATAGAATGATAATTATGACCGATGGAGGAATGAATATAGCTCCTGACTTAGAGGAAAAGATACAGATTATTGAGAATGCCGTAGAAATAGCTCGGGCACTTGGAATTGAAAAGGCGAAAGTAGCAGCATTAGCAGCTGTTGAAGATGTGAATCCTAAGATGCCAGTAACTAAGGAAGCAGCAACTTTAGCAAAAATGTCAGATCGTGATCAAATTGAGGGAGCTATTGTTGATGGCCCACTAGCTTTGGATAATGCTATCAGTAAAGAAGCTGCTAAACATAAAGGAATAGATAGTCCAGTAGCAGGTGAAGCTGATATTCTTTTGGTGCCTAATATTGAAGTAGGAAATGTACTCTATAAGTCATTAGTCTTCTATGCTGGACATGATTCAGCTAGTTTAGTTATGGGAGCTAAAGTACCTTTAGTCTTTACTTCTCGGGCTGATAAGACTATGACTAAATTTCATTCTATTCTGTTAGGGAAAATGGCAGCCTTAGATATATTAGATTGA
- a CDS encoding Leu/Phe/Val dehydrogenase — MDIFDEMKERGHEQIIFNYDEETDLKMIIAIHDTTLGPALGGCRMKNYESQEEALDDVMRLSKGMTYKCGVAEVDFGGAKAIIWGDPEEDKSKAMMRAVGRFVETLDNRFYTGTDVGTYSEDFIYSNCESDHIVGLPESYGGGGNSAIITAYGTYRAIKATAKEAFGDDSLEGLTISVQGLGKVGYRLLDHLHDEGAELIGTDVKEEYIERAKEEYPIEIVDPDEIFGVECDIFSPNALGAILDDETIPQLKCKAIAGAANNQLAEPRHGDKLHELDIVYAPDYIANAGGLMQVADEVIGYNEERVKQQATNIYDILLEIYEVSNKKNIPTYQAADEMVENDIETISRLKTNYVEK, encoded by the coding sequence ATGGATATTTTCGATGAAATGAAAGAACGGGGTCATGAACAGATTATCTTTAATTATGATGAGGAGACTGACTTAAAGATGATTATTGCTATTCATGACACAACTTTAGGACCGGCGCTCGGTGGTTGTAGAATGAAGAATTATGAAAGTCAGGAAGAAGCACTGGATGATGTAATGCGGCTTTCTAAAGGAATGACTTATAAGTGTGGTGTAGCCGAAGTTGACTTTGGTGGTGCTAAAGCAATTATCTGGGGAGATCCGGAGGAAGATAAAAGCAAGGCAATGATGAGAGCTGTTGGCCGCTTTGTGGAGACATTGGATAATCGCTTCTATACTGGTACTGATGTTGGTACTTATAGTGAAGACTTTATTTATTCTAATTGTGAGTCAGATCATATTGTAGGATTGCCGGAGTCTTATGGTGGTGGAGGTAATTCTGCAATTATTACAGCTTATGGTACTTACCGAGCTATTAAAGCAACAGCTAAGGAGGCTTTTGGTGATGATTCCTTAGAAGGATTAACAATATCTGTTCAGGGCTTGGGTAAGGTAGGTTATCGACTTTTAGACCATCTTCATGATGAAGGTGCAGAGTTGATAGGTACTGATGTTAAAGAGGAATATATTGAGCGGGCTAAAGAAGAGTATCCTATTGAGATTGTAGATCCTGATGAAATCTTTGGTGTTGAATGTGATATCTTTTCTCCTAATGCTTTAGGAGCAATTCTAGATGACGAAACGATTCCACAATTGAAGTGTAAAGCAATTGCTGGAGCAGCTAATAATCAACTGGCTGAACCGCGCCATGGTGATAAATTGCATGAATTAGATATAGTTTATGCGCCGGATTATATCGCTAATGCTGGTGGATTAATGCAGGTAGCTGATGAAGTAATCGGTTATAATGAGGAACGGGTTAAACAGCAGGCTACTAATATTTACGATATATTGTTAGAAATTTATGAAGTTTCTAACAAAAAGAATATACCTACTTATCAAGCAGCAGATGAAATGGTAGAAAATGATATCGAAACTATTAGCAGATTAAAAACTAATTATGTTGAAAAATAG
- the iorA gene encoding indolepyruvate ferredoxin oxidoreductase subunit alpha yields the protein MAEELLLSGNEAIARGAYEAGVRVATAYPGTPSTEILENIVDYKEDIYCQWSPNEKVAMEVAIGAAFGGVRTLVAMKHVGLNVAADPFMTLSYTGVRGGLVIVTADDPSMHSSQNEQDNRHYARFAKVPMLEPSDSQEAKDFVGYALDISEEFDTPVILRVTTRISHAKTVVEPAKREEQPVPEEFEKDPEKFVMVPANARKRHPIVEDRLEKISQYGEEASINQVEKNSHQLGVITSGISYNYVKEVFSGASILKLGLSYPLPKQKIKNFAKQVDKIYVIEELDPFLENQIKAMGIEVIGKDKLPAIYEFNTKIIRDSLLEEQEELEVEPVEDLPPRPPALCPGCPHRGVFYTLNKLGVAVTGDIGCYALGVVPPLSAMDTVVCMGASVGNAFGMELALGDKIKGDIVGVIGDSTFMHSGITGLIDIMYNKGASTIVILDNRITAMTGHQENPVTGKTLMDEETVCIDLAELSTALGVKEENVRTIDPYHLKATNNAIKEELAKDEISIVVAQRSCALLKSVDFKEPYYVDSDKCKDCGQCLDLGCPAIVKEDGKAKINDYLCTGCGVCTQVCSFDAIVREGDNDE from the coding sequence ATGGCAGAAGAATTACTTTTATCTGGTAATGAGGCCATTGCTAGAGGAGCTTATGAGGCTGGGGTTAGAGTAGCGACTGCTTATCCTGGAACACCTAGCACAGAAATTTTAGAAAATATTGTTGATTATAAAGAGGATATCTATTGCCAGTGGTCTCCAAATGAAAAAGTTGCTATGGAAGTAGCTATTGGTGCTGCTTTTGGTGGAGTGCGGACATTAGTGGCAATGAAGCATGTGGGTTTAAATGTGGCAGCAGATCCCTTTATGACACTTTCATATACCGGTGTTAGAGGTGGATTAGTAATTGTTACTGCTGATGATCCTAGTATGCATAGTTCGCAGAATGAACAGGATAATCGCCATTATGCTCGGTTTGCTAAGGTACCAATGTTAGAGCCTAGTGATAGTCAGGAAGCAAAGGATTTCGTTGGTTATGCTTTGGATATCAGTGAAGAGTTTGATACACCGGTTATTTTACGAGTAACTACTAGAATTTCTCATGCTAAGACGGTAGTTGAGCCTGCTAAGAGAGAAGAGCAGCCAGTGCCAGAAGAGTTTGAGAAGGATCCAGAAAAATTTGTTATGGTTCCAGCTAATGCTCGCAAGCGGCATCCAATAGTCGAAGATCGACTTGAGAAAATTAGTCAGTATGGAGAAGAAGCATCAATAAATCAAGTTGAAAAAAATAGTCACCAGCTAGGTGTTATCACTAGCGGTATTAGTTATAACTATGTTAAGGAGGTCTTTTCTGGAGCTTCAATTTTGAAGTTAGGTTTGAGTTATCCACTGCCAAAACAGAAGATTAAGAATTTTGCAAAGCAAGTTGATAAAATCTATGTTATTGAAGAATTGGATCCTTTCTTAGAAAATCAGATTAAAGCTATGGGGATTGAGGTAATAGGTAAAGATAAACTTCCAGCTATCTATGAATTCAATACTAAAATAATTCGGGATAGCTTATTAGAAGAACAGGAAGAGCTTGAAGTAGAACCAGTAGAAGATTTGCCTCCTAGACCGCCTGCTCTTTGTCCTGGTTGCCCGCACCGAGGTGTCTTTTATACCTTAAATAAGTTAGGAGTAGCAGTTACTGGTGATATTGGTTGCTATGCTTTAGGAGTAGTGCCGCCGCTATCAGCTATGGATACAGTAGTTTGTATGGGGGCTAGTGTTGGTAATGCCTTTGGAATGGAACTTGCCTTAGGAGATAAAATTAAAGGGGATATAGTAGGGGTAATAGGAGACTCTACCTTTATGCATTCAGGAATTACAGGGTTAATCGATATTATGTATAATAAAGGTGCTTCTACTATTGTAATTTTAGATAATCGAATTACTGCTATGACAGGGCATCAGGAAAATCCAGTTACTGGAAAGACATTAATGGATGAGGAAACAGTATGTATTGATTTAGCTGAGTTAAGCACAGCTTTAGGTGTTAAAGAGGAGAATGTGCGTACTATTGACCCTTATCATCTTAAAGCTACTAATAATGCAATAAAAGAAGAATTAGCTAAGGACGAAATTTCTATTGTTGTAGCTCAGCGTTCTTGTGCTCTCTTGAAGAGTGTTGATTTTAAAGAACCTTATTATGTAGATTCTGATAAATGTAAGGATTGTGGTCAGTGTCTTGATTTAGGTTGTCCGGCTATAGTGAAAGAAGATGGTAAGGCTAAGATTAATGACTATCTCTGTACTGGTTGTGGAGTTTGTACTCAGGTATGCTCCTTTGATGCTATAGTAAGGGAGGGAGATAATGATGAGTAA